One window of the Salvia splendens isolate huo1 chromosome 1, SspV2, whole genome shotgun sequence genome contains the following:
- the LOC121801244 gene encoding probable WRKY transcription factor 7: protein MAVELMPGYNFSAKTEANAAQEAAAAGLQSVEKLIRLLSHSHQQSPSAEYRAAADVAVDKFKKFISLLDRTRTGHARFRRGPIPNPPNPKPKIEPVTEPAGPTAQPEKEPGSKIYHPMPIQRLPPLPHLHHHQLIRNGSLERKESTTTINFSSPANSFLSSVTGDSESGFQITNLSQVSSGGRPMASTSSFKRKCSSMDDSSAKCGGASSGSRCHCPKKRKSRLKKVVRVAAISMKMADIPPDDYSWRKYGQKPIKGSPHPRGYYKCSSLKGCPARKHVERALDDPTMLIVTYEGDHNHAHSNAEAPVLESS, encoded by the exons ATGGCAGTAGAATTGATGCCGGGCTACAATTTCTCAGCCAAAACGGAAGCGAATGCCGCCCAagaagccgccgccgccggcctCCAGAGCGTCGAGAAGCTAATCAGACTACTCTCCCACTCCCACCAGCAAAGCCCCTCCGCCGAGTACCGCGCCGCCGCCGACGTCGCCGTCGACAAATTCAAGAAATTCATCTCCCTCCTCGACCGGACCCGGACCGGCCACGCCCGCTTCCGCCGCGGCCCGATTCCAAACCCCCCAAATCCGAAACCAAAAATCGAACCGGTGaccgaaccggccggtccgacCGCTCAACCGGAGAAAGAACCGGGTTCGAAGATTTACCACCCGATGCCGATCCAGCggctgccgccgctgccgcacctccaccaccaccagctgATCCGGAACGGATCGCTTGAGAGGAAGGAGTCGACGACGACTATCAATTTCTCTTCGCCGGCGAACTCGTTCCTCTCGTCGGTGACCGGCGACAGCGAGTCGGGGTTCCAGATCACGAACCTCTCCCAAGTGTCATCGGGCGGCCGGCCGATGGCGTCGACGTCGTCGTTCAAGCGGAAGTGCAGCTCCATGGACGACTCCAGCGCCAAATGCGGCGGCGCGTCGTCGGGCAGCCGCTGTCACTGCCCGAAGAAAAG AAAATCAAGGTTGAAAAAGGTCGTGAGAGTTGCAGCTATAAGCATGAAGATGGCCGATATTCCTCCAGATGATTACTCTTGGAGAAAATACGGTCAAAAGCCCATCAAAGGCTCTCCTCACCCTAG GGGATATTACAAGTGTAGTAGTTTAAAAGGGTGCCCAGCCCGAAAGCACGTGGAGCGGGCCTTGGACGACCCGACAATGCTAATAGTAACGTATGAAGGAGATCACAATCACGCCCATTCCAATGCGGAGGCGCCCGTTCTCGAATCCTCTTGA